A genome region from Glycine max cultivar Williams 82 chromosome 5, Glycine_max_v4.0, whole genome shotgun sequence includes the following:
- the LOC100803486 gene encoding probable purine permease 10 — translation MTTNTIVTQQPQHSRLEKYKRWLRVSLYTILLLAGQCSGTLLVRFYFVKGGKSIWIQTSVQSAGFPILIPLLFHSKKHDKTNVPNNDTSKTKPKLPITFFLYLVFGLMIAAMDLTYACALLYLPLSTFALVCASQLIFNAVLTFFINSQKFTALILNSIIVLTISVTLIALNTESEETKNLSKQKQIIGFFCALGASAIFALHHSLMQFYFEKIIKTETFSTVLSMIFYPMIVGTIGGLVGLLVSGDWRTMGMEMKEFENGSVSYVMTLVCTSVTWQIGCVGMLGLIFEVSSLFSVVISNLELTIAPILAVMVFHDKIYGVKVIAFLLAMWGFLSYIYQHYLDDQKAKEDKSDCLEILKGNGEI, via the coding sequence ATGACCACAAACACAATTGTTACTCAGCAACCTCAACATTCAAGACTCGAGAAATACAAAAGATGGTTGCGAGTGTCCCTTTATACAATCCTTCTTCTTGCAGGCCAATGTTCAGGCACTCTCTTGGTAAGGTTTTACTTTGTCAAAGGTGGTAAAAGCATATGGATTCAAACATCTGTTCAGTCAGCTGGATTCCCTATACTAATTCCACTCCTATTTCACTCTAAAAAACATGACAAAACAAATGTGCCCAATAATGATACCTccaaaaccaaaccaaaactTCCCATCACATTTTTCTTGTACCTAGTTTTCGGCTTAATGATAGCAGCTATGGACCTTACGTATGCATGTGCACTTTTATATCTTCCTCTTTCCACTTTTGCACTAGTATGTGCATCCCAATTAATCTTCAATGCAGTGCTCACTTTCTTCATCAATTCCCAAAAGTTCACTGCATTGATCTTAAACTCTATAATCGTCCTTACCATATCAGTTACCCTGATTGCACTCAATACTGAATCTGAGGAAACAAAGAACCTTTCCAAACAGAAGCAAATAATTGGGTTCTTCTGTGCCCTAGGTGCATCTGCCATATTTGCATTGCATCACTCTcttatgcaattttattttgagaaaattatAAAGACTGAAACTTTTTCTACTGTATTAAGCATGATTTTTTACCCAATGATCGTGGGTACAATTGGTGGCCTTGTGGGATTGCTTGTAAGTGGAGATTGGAGAACTATGGGAATGGAGATGAAGGAATTCGAAAACGGTAGTGTGTCATATGTAATGACTCTGGTTTGTACTTCTGTGACATGGCAGATAGGTTGTGTTGGTATGTTGGGGTTGATTTTTGAGGTATCTTCATTATTCTCAGTTGTAATAAGTAATCTGGAATTGACCATAGCTCCTATCCTTGCTGTTATGGTCTTTCATGACAAGATTTATGGGGTTAAGGTTATAGCCTTCTTGTTAGCTATGTGGGGATTTCTGTCTTATATTTATCAACATTATCTAGATGATCAAAAGGCCAAGGAAGATAAAAGTGATTGCCTTGAGATTTTAAAAGGAAATGGAGAAATTTGA